In one Myripristis murdjan chromosome 5, fMyrMur1.1, whole genome shotgun sequence genomic region, the following are encoded:
- the gpx1b gene encoding glutathione peroxidase 1b translates to MASKFYDLTAKLLTGEAFNFSALQGKVVLIENVASLUGTTVRDYTQMNELHERYASKGLVVLGVPCNQFGHQENCKNEEILLSLKYVRPGNGFEPKFQLLEKVDVNGKDTHPLFVYLKEKLPFPSDEPSALMNDPKCIIWSPVCRNDVAWNFEKFLIGPDGVPFKRYSRRFLTSNIEGDIKKLLNLAN, encoded by the exons ATGGCATCGAAATTTTACGACCTGACCGCCAAGCTCCTGACAGGAGAGGCGTTTAATTTCTCTGCCCTGCAGGGAAAAGTTGTCCTTATCGAGAATGTGGCGTCTCTATGAGGCACGACTGTCAGGGATTACACCCAGATGAACGAGCTCCATGAGCGGTACGCCAGCAAGGGGCTTGTGGTTCTGGGAGTGCCCTGCAACCAGTTCGGTCATCAG GAGAACTGTAAGAATGAAGAGATCCTCTTGTCCTTGAAGTACGTCCGTCCTGGAAATGGCTTCGAACCCAAGTTTCAGTTGCTTGAGAAAGTGGATGTTAACGGGAAGGACACACATCCCCTGTTTGTGTACCTCAAGGAGAAACTCCCATTCCCCAGCGATGAGCCCTCTGCCCTCATGAACGACCCCAAGTGCATCATCTGGAGCCCGGTCTGCAGGAACGATGTGGCCTGGAACTTCGAGAAGTTCCTCATCGGCCCGGATGGTGTGCCGTTCAAGCGCTACAGCAGAAGGTTCTTGACCAGCAACATCGAGGGAGACATCAAGAAGCTCCTCAACCTTGCAAACTAA
- the usp4 gene encoding ubiquitin carboxyl-terminal hydrolase 4 isoform X1: MDTTGLIVRVKEKPDREQPQRTPPCDDQSATPGSSFKCDSSNARSRYRHTHCMMAEGGGPESGSAADSDSEPVAAQMPTPSTESQKQAIGTLLKTTLRKGDEWFLIDSRWFKQWKKYVGFDSWDMYNVGEHSLYPGPIDNSGLFSDHETQVLKEHLIDELDYVLVPTEAWNKLVSWYGCLEGQRPIVRKVVEHGMFVKHCKVEVYLLELNLCENDNMDNVVTRHFSKADTIDTIEKEMRSLFEIPSEKETRLWNKYMSNTYEQLNKPDSTVQDAGLFQGQVLVIERKNEDGTWPRQASHPKSSATPSRNFTTSPKLSSNSSATISSTVTNGDGDSGNPGYTLNNSTSSSNRLGGYNSYSSSYNYRESQSQPGLCGLSNLGNTCFMNSALQCLSNASPLTEYFLNDQYEAEINRENPLGMRGEIAEAYADLVKQMWLSRSSYVAPRTFKTQVGRFAPQFSGYQQQDSQELLAFLLDGLHEDLNRVKKKPYLALRDAEGRPDEIVAKEAWTNHRLRNDSIIVDIFHGLFKSTLVCPECSKVSVTFDPFCYLTLPLPMRKDRTMEVFLVRSDPQSRPTQYRVVVPKLGSVADLCSALSRLCGIPPENMVVADVYNHRFHKIYRRDDGLNQIMEKDDIFVYEVQEEDSERMNLPVYFRERHNKHGGASTSTMLFGQPLLITVPRHHIIADVLYEKILERIGRYVKHSHSPCSESRASASATFASCSQAPECSTLSSLNAGLSGCGIPLSDGASCSASSSDSSNHSGTCNGPNGLCDGEEEAMDHQVSPEPENGQSEEEEEEASDLENGPKGNSAKLCSSPPRLFSFSMVNSYGTANISSLPCDGNVLKLNPHSTVAIDWDSESKKLCYDDQEAEAYEKHESMLQPQKKKTTVALRECIELFTTMETLGEHDPWYCPTCKKHQQATKKFDLWSLPRILVVHLKRFSYNRCWRDKLDTVVDFPIRDLNMSEFVCDPKAGPYIYDLIAVSNHYGGMGGGHYTAYGKNKADGKWHYFDDSSVSSASEDQIVTKAAYVLFYQRRDEEAPSKPQPSAALGGAPEVADDHMDTN; encoded by the exons ATGGATACCACTGGTTTGATTGTGCGAGTGAAAGAAAAGCCTGACAGAGAGCAGCCCCAGCGGACACCGCCGTGTGACGACCAGTCAGCAACGCCGGGAAGCTCGTTCAAGTGCGATTCCTCCAACGCGCGTTCACGATACCGGCACACTCACTGCATGATGGCCGAGGGAGGCGGACCCGAGTCGGGTAGCGCGGCAGACTCCGACTCGGAGCCGGTAGCTGCTCAGATGCCGACACCTTCAACTGAAAGTCAAAAGCAGGCAATTGGGACACTTTTGAAAACAACTCTGAGAAAGGGCGACGAATG gtttctgATAGATAGCCGGTGGttcaaacagtggaagaaatATGTGGGATTTGACAGCTGGGACATGTACAATGTTGGAGAACACAGCCTCTATCCAGGACCTATTGATAACTCTGGGCTGTTCTCAG ACCATGAGACCCAAGTCCTGAAAGAGCACCTTATAGATGAGCTAGACTATGTCCTTGTACCCACTGAGGCATGGAACAAGCTTGTCAGCTGGTATGGCTGCCTGGAGGGCCAGAGACCCATTGTCAGGAAG GTGGTCGAACATGGCATGTTTGTCAAGCACTGTAAGGTGGAAGTCTATTTATTGGAGTTGAACTTGTGTGAGAATGACAACATGGACAATGTGGTGACACGTCATTTCAGTAAAGCTGACACAATAG ATACAATCGAGAAGGAGATGAGGTCGCTTTTTGAAATCCCATCAGAGAAGGAGACACGGCTCTGGAACAAATACATGAGCAACACATATGAGCAGCTGAACAAGCCAGACAGCACTGTACAGGATGCTGGTCTCTTCCAGGGACAG GTGCTTGTGATTGAACGCAAGAACGAGGATGGCACGTGGCCCAGACAAGCCTCCCATCCCAA ATCCAGTGCAACCCCATCCAGGAATTTCACTACCTCCCCAAAACTCTCCTCCAACTCGTCGGCAACCATCTCCTCAACAGTAACCAATGGAGATGGAGACAGCGGTAACCCTGGCTACACACTGAACAATAGCACCTCCTCCAGCAACAG ATTGGGGGGCTACAATTCATACAGCTCCTCCTACAACTACAGAGAGTCACAGTCACAGCCTGGCCTGTGTGGTCTCAGTAATTTGGGCAACACATGCTTCATGAACTCTGCCCTCCAG TGCCTGAGCAACGCATCCCCACTCACAGAATACTTCCTGAATGACCAGTACGAGGCAGAGATTAACAGGGAGAATCCCTTGGGAATGAGGGGGGAGATTGCAGAGGCCTATGCTGACTTGGTCAAGCAGATGTGGCTCAGCCGTAGCAGCTATGTGGCCCCACGCACCTTCAAA ACCCAGGTTGGACGCTTTGCCCCCCAGTTTTCAGGGTACCAGCAGCAAGACTCCCAGGAGCTGTTGGCCTTCCTGCTGGACGGGCTCCATGAAGATCTGAATCGTGTCAAAAAGAAGCCTTATCTGGCCCTGAGGGATGCAGAGGGCCGTCCAGATGAG ATTGTCGCTAAGGAAGCCTGGACTAACCACCGCTTGCGCAATGACTCTATCATAGTTGATATTTTCCACGGGCTCTTCAAGTCCACATTGGTGTGTCCAGAGTGCTCCAAGGTGTCTGTAACCTTTGACCCGTTCTGCTACCTCACACTGCCTCTGCCCATGAGGAAAGACCGCACTATGGAGGTTTTCCTGGTGCGATCAGACCCGCAGTCCAGACCCACACAG TACCGGGTGGTGGTCCCCAAGCTGGGTTCAGTGGCCGACCTGTGCAGCGCCTTGTCCAGACTCTGTGGAATCCCTCCAGAGAAT ATGGTGGTGGCTGATGTTTACAATCACAGATTCCATAAAATTTACAGACGGGATGATGGCCTCAACCAAATAATGGAGAAAGATGACATCTTTGT gtatgAGGTAcaagaggaagacagtgagaggATGAACCTGCCTGTATATTTCAGGGAGCGTCACAACAAACATGGCGGAGCGTCCACCAGCACCATGCTGTTTGGCCAGCCTCTGCTCATCACCGTGCCCAGACACCATATCATAGCAGATGTTCTGTATGAAAAGATCCTTGAAAGGATTGG ACGCTATGTAAAACACTCTCATAGCCCCTGTAGTGAGAGCAGGGCCTCAGCCTCGGCCACCTTTGCCAGCTGTAGCCAGGCACCTGAATGTTCTACATTATCTAGTCTCAACGCTGGCCTGAGCGGCTGTGGCATCCCTCTGTCGGACGGGGCGTCCTGCAGCGCCAGCTCTAGTGACAGCAGCAACCACTCAGGGACCTGCAATGGGCCTAATGGGCTATGTGATG gtgaggaggaggccaTGGACCACCAGGTGAGTCCTGAGCCAGAGAATGGTCAgtctgaagaggaggaagaggaggcctcTGACCTGGAGAATGGGCCGAAAGGCAACTCGGCAAAGCTGTGCTCCTCCCCACCCAGGCTCTTCTCTTTCAGCATGGTCAACTCTTATGGAACAGCCAACATTAGCTCACTGCCTTGTGACGGAAATGTCCTCAAACTTAATC CACATTCCACGGTGGCGATCGACTGGGACTCAGAATCAAAGAAACTGTGTTATGATGATCAGGAAGCCGAG GCCTATGAGAAGCATGAGAGCATGCTTCAGCCCCAAAAAAAGAAGACCACCGTGGCTCTGAGAGAATGCATCGAGCTCTTCACAACCATGGAGACGCTTGGAGAACACGATCCATG GTATTGTCCCACATGTAAGAAGCACCAACAGGCCACAAAAAAGTTTGATTTGTGGTCATTGCCTCGCATTCTGGTAGTCCACCTAAAGCGATTCTCCTACAACCGATGCTGGAGGGACAAGCTGGACACAGTGGTGGACTTTCCCATCAG GGACCTGAACAtgtctgagtttgtgtgtgaccCCAAGGCTGGCCCCTACATATATGACCTCATTGCTGTCTCAAACCACTATGGCGGAATGGGAGGAGGCCACT ACACAGCTTATGGCAAGAATAAAGCGGATGGAAAATGGCATTACTTTGACGATAGCAGTGTTTCATCTGCCTCAGAGGATCAGATTGTG ACTAAAGCAGCCTACGTGCTATTTTACCAACGCAGAGATGAGGAAGCCCCTTCAAAGCCTCAGCCCTCTGCCGCCCTGGGAGGAGCCCCTGAAGTAGCCGACGACCACATGgacacaaactga
- the usp4 gene encoding ubiquitin carboxyl-terminal hydrolase 4 isoform X2 — MDTTGLIVRVKEKPDREQPQRTPPCDDQSATPGSSFKCDSSNARSRYRHTHCMMAEGGGPESGSAADSDSEPVAAQMPTPSTESQKQAIGTLLKTTLRKGDEWFLIDSRWFKQWKKYVGFDSWDMYNVGEHSLYPGPIDNSGLFSDHETQVLKEHLIDELDYVLVPTEAWNKLVSWYGCLEGQRPIVRKVVEHGMFVKHCKVEVYLLELNLCENDNMDNVVTRHFSKADTIDTIEKEMRSLFEIPSEKETRLWNKYMSNTYEQLNKPDSTVQDAGLFQGQVLVIERKNEDGTWPRQASHPKNFTTSPKLSSNSSATISSTVTNGDGDSGNPGYTLNNSTSSSNRLGGYNSYSSSYNYRESQSQPGLCGLSNLGNTCFMNSALQCLSNASPLTEYFLNDQYEAEINRENPLGMRGEIAEAYADLVKQMWLSRSSYVAPRTFKTQVGRFAPQFSGYQQQDSQELLAFLLDGLHEDLNRVKKKPYLALRDAEGRPDEIVAKEAWTNHRLRNDSIIVDIFHGLFKSTLVCPECSKVSVTFDPFCYLTLPLPMRKDRTMEVFLVRSDPQSRPTQYRVVVPKLGSVADLCSALSRLCGIPPENMVVADVYNHRFHKIYRRDDGLNQIMEKDDIFVYEVQEEDSERMNLPVYFRERHNKHGGASTSTMLFGQPLLITVPRHHIIADVLYEKILERIGRYVKHSHSPCSESRASASATFASCSQAPECSTLSSLNAGLSGCGIPLSDGASCSASSSDSSNHSGTCNGPNGLCDGEEEAMDHQVSPEPENGQSEEEEEEASDLENGPKGNSAKLCSSPPRLFSFSMVNSYGTANISSLPCDGNVLKLNPHSTVAIDWDSESKKLCYDDQEAEAYEKHESMLQPQKKKTTVALRECIELFTTMETLGEHDPWYCPTCKKHQQATKKFDLWSLPRILVVHLKRFSYNRCWRDKLDTVVDFPIRDLNMSEFVCDPKAGPYIYDLIAVSNHYGGMGGGHYTAYGKNKADGKWHYFDDSSVSSASEDQIVTKAAYVLFYQRRDEEAPSKPQPSAALGGAPEVADDHMDTN; from the exons ATGGATACCACTGGTTTGATTGTGCGAGTGAAAGAAAAGCCTGACAGAGAGCAGCCCCAGCGGACACCGCCGTGTGACGACCAGTCAGCAACGCCGGGAAGCTCGTTCAAGTGCGATTCCTCCAACGCGCGTTCACGATACCGGCACACTCACTGCATGATGGCCGAGGGAGGCGGACCCGAGTCGGGTAGCGCGGCAGACTCCGACTCGGAGCCGGTAGCTGCTCAGATGCCGACACCTTCAACTGAAAGTCAAAAGCAGGCAATTGGGACACTTTTGAAAACAACTCTGAGAAAGGGCGACGAATG gtttctgATAGATAGCCGGTGGttcaaacagtggaagaaatATGTGGGATTTGACAGCTGGGACATGTACAATGTTGGAGAACACAGCCTCTATCCAGGACCTATTGATAACTCTGGGCTGTTCTCAG ACCATGAGACCCAAGTCCTGAAAGAGCACCTTATAGATGAGCTAGACTATGTCCTTGTACCCACTGAGGCATGGAACAAGCTTGTCAGCTGGTATGGCTGCCTGGAGGGCCAGAGACCCATTGTCAGGAAG GTGGTCGAACATGGCATGTTTGTCAAGCACTGTAAGGTGGAAGTCTATTTATTGGAGTTGAACTTGTGTGAGAATGACAACATGGACAATGTGGTGACACGTCATTTCAGTAAAGCTGACACAATAG ATACAATCGAGAAGGAGATGAGGTCGCTTTTTGAAATCCCATCAGAGAAGGAGACACGGCTCTGGAACAAATACATGAGCAACACATATGAGCAGCTGAACAAGCCAGACAGCACTGTACAGGATGCTGGTCTCTTCCAGGGACAG GTGCTTGTGATTGAACGCAAGAACGAGGATGGCACGTGGCCCAGACAAGCCTCCCATCCCAA GAATTTCACTACCTCCCCAAAACTCTCCTCCAACTCGTCGGCAACCATCTCCTCAACAGTAACCAATGGAGATGGAGACAGCGGTAACCCTGGCTACACACTGAACAATAGCACCTCCTCCAGCAACAG ATTGGGGGGCTACAATTCATACAGCTCCTCCTACAACTACAGAGAGTCACAGTCACAGCCTGGCCTGTGTGGTCTCAGTAATTTGGGCAACACATGCTTCATGAACTCTGCCCTCCAG TGCCTGAGCAACGCATCCCCACTCACAGAATACTTCCTGAATGACCAGTACGAGGCAGAGATTAACAGGGAGAATCCCTTGGGAATGAGGGGGGAGATTGCAGAGGCCTATGCTGACTTGGTCAAGCAGATGTGGCTCAGCCGTAGCAGCTATGTGGCCCCACGCACCTTCAAA ACCCAGGTTGGACGCTTTGCCCCCCAGTTTTCAGGGTACCAGCAGCAAGACTCCCAGGAGCTGTTGGCCTTCCTGCTGGACGGGCTCCATGAAGATCTGAATCGTGTCAAAAAGAAGCCTTATCTGGCCCTGAGGGATGCAGAGGGCCGTCCAGATGAG ATTGTCGCTAAGGAAGCCTGGACTAACCACCGCTTGCGCAATGACTCTATCATAGTTGATATTTTCCACGGGCTCTTCAAGTCCACATTGGTGTGTCCAGAGTGCTCCAAGGTGTCTGTAACCTTTGACCCGTTCTGCTACCTCACACTGCCTCTGCCCATGAGGAAAGACCGCACTATGGAGGTTTTCCTGGTGCGATCAGACCCGCAGTCCAGACCCACACAG TACCGGGTGGTGGTCCCCAAGCTGGGTTCAGTGGCCGACCTGTGCAGCGCCTTGTCCAGACTCTGTGGAATCCCTCCAGAGAAT ATGGTGGTGGCTGATGTTTACAATCACAGATTCCATAAAATTTACAGACGGGATGATGGCCTCAACCAAATAATGGAGAAAGATGACATCTTTGT gtatgAGGTAcaagaggaagacagtgagaggATGAACCTGCCTGTATATTTCAGGGAGCGTCACAACAAACATGGCGGAGCGTCCACCAGCACCATGCTGTTTGGCCAGCCTCTGCTCATCACCGTGCCCAGACACCATATCATAGCAGATGTTCTGTATGAAAAGATCCTTGAAAGGATTGG ACGCTATGTAAAACACTCTCATAGCCCCTGTAGTGAGAGCAGGGCCTCAGCCTCGGCCACCTTTGCCAGCTGTAGCCAGGCACCTGAATGTTCTACATTATCTAGTCTCAACGCTGGCCTGAGCGGCTGTGGCATCCCTCTGTCGGACGGGGCGTCCTGCAGCGCCAGCTCTAGTGACAGCAGCAACCACTCAGGGACCTGCAATGGGCCTAATGGGCTATGTGATG gtgaggaggaggccaTGGACCACCAGGTGAGTCCTGAGCCAGAGAATGGTCAgtctgaagaggaggaagaggaggcctcTGACCTGGAGAATGGGCCGAAAGGCAACTCGGCAAAGCTGTGCTCCTCCCCACCCAGGCTCTTCTCTTTCAGCATGGTCAACTCTTATGGAACAGCCAACATTAGCTCACTGCCTTGTGACGGAAATGTCCTCAAACTTAATC CACATTCCACGGTGGCGATCGACTGGGACTCAGAATCAAAGAAACTGTGTTATGATGATCAGGAAGCCGAG GCCTATGAGAAGCATGAGAGCATGCTTCAGCCCCAAAAAAAGAAGACCACCGTGGCTCTGAGAGAATGCATCGAGCTCTTCACAACCATGGAGACGCTTGGAGAACACGATCCATG GTATTGTCCCACATGTAAGAAGCACCAACAGGCCACAAAAAAGTTTGATTTGTGGTCATTGCCTCGCATTCTGGTAGTCCACCTAAAGCGATTCTCCTACAACCGATGCTGGAGGGACAAGCTGGACACAGTGGTGGACTTTCCCATCAG GGACCTGAACAtgtctgagtttgtgtgtgaccCCAAGGCTGGCCCCTACATATATGACCTCATTGCTGTCTCAAACCACTATGGCGGAATGGGAGGAGGCCACT ACACAGCTTATGGCAAGAATAAAGCGGATGGAAAATGGCATTACTTTGACGATAGCAGTGTTTCATCTGCCTCAGAGGATCAGATTGTG ACTAAAGCAGCCTACGTGCTATTTTACCAACGCAGAGATGAGGAAGCCCCTTCAAAGCCTCAGCCCTCTGCCGCCCTGGGAGGAGCCCCTGAAGTAGCCGACGACCACATGgacacaaactga